A stretch of the Mesorhizobium sp. Pch-S genome encodes the following:
- a CDS encoding ShlB/FhaC/HecB family hemolysin secretion/activation protein: MHFRTSALLCLLWAGISLPAAAQDAGSLLREQQRREDAQRLDRLPSADDTTPREKRVAAPRQGQTIVVQKLIFSGRTEILPEAERTRIAASVQGQRLDIAGIKAIADTVTMAAQKEGRVLAFAILPPQDITEGVLRVEIREGRLSETTFERSGDVRIRQGRLERIVADLPVEGVEKKDLEAVLLRMNDLPGVTARARLVAGNAPQTSRLIIGVEQTPLLSASLWGDNAGSPSTGKAEANGQVVMTDLSGYGDVTRFTTTLSEGQKFGQAAFSIPLGISPLSLNANYGFLDYRNIDAVGSALGLEGLAHYAGVGLDYSLVRSRDVNVRLTAGLDWKALIDDSLVGRLQDKRVISGTLGIGGDLRDDLLGGGLTNWSLGWTFGDLDLSRVPGALAADTASLRTQGVFHTLNGQVARLQALPGDFSLFGRVTGQWASKNLDSSQDFSLGGPYGVRGYPVGEGRGDMGVLGTLELRYDVPADMWGALQVASFLDAGYVRVNRRSNGIATASACGCNDYGLASAGISARWSRENLSFSAAWAHALGSNPGRDRLTDENADGSTRRNQFWLQAAVKF; this comes from the coding sequence GTGCATTTCAGGACTTCGGCTCTTCTGTGCCTTCTGTGGGCAGGAATATCCCTTCCCGCCGCTGCGCAGGATGCAGGCTCGCTTCTACGTGAGCAGCAACGGCGCGAAGACGCCCAGAGACTGGATCGACTGCCGTCCGCCGACGACACGACCCCTCGGGAGAAGCGCGTTGCGGCACCTCGGCAGGGCCAGACGATCGTCGTTCAAAAGCTCATTTTCAGCGGCAGGACCGAGATCCTGCCGGAGGCAGAACGTACGCGTATCGCGGCGTCCGTTCAGGGGCAGCGCCTCGACATCGCCGGCATCAAGGCAATCGCCGACACTGTGACGATGGCTGCGCAGAAGGAAGGGCGGGTGTTGGCTTTTGCCATCCTGCCGCCACAGGACATCACCGAAGGCGTACTGCGTGTCGAAATCCGCGAAGGGCGCCTCAGCGAGACGACCTTCGAACGCAGCGGCGACGTCCGCATTCGTCAGGGCAGGCTTGAACGCATCGTAGCCGACCTTCCTGTCGAAGGCGTGGAAAAGAAGGATCTGGAGGCGGTCCTGCTGCGGATGAACGATCTTCCCGGCGTCACGGCACGGGCGAGACTGGTGGCCGGCAACGCTCCGCAGACCAGCCGGCTCATCATCGGCGTTGAACAGACACCGCTCTTGTCCGCCAGCCTCTGGGGCGACAACGCCGGTTCGCCATCCACCGGCAAGGCGGAGGCGAACGGGCAAGTCGTCATGACGGATCTCTCCGGTTATGGCGACGTCACGCGTTTTACGACGACCCTTTCCGAAGGGCAGAAGTTCGGGCAAGCCGCCTTCAGCATCCCGCTGGGCATCAGCCCGCTGTCCCTCAATGCCAATTACGGTTTTCTGGACTACCGCAACATCGATGCCGTCGGTTCCGCCCTCGGACTGGAGGGCCTCGCCCACTATGCTGGCGTCGGCCTCGACTACAGCCTTGTACGCTCGCGCGACGTCAATGTCCGGCTGACCGCTGGCCTCGACTGGAAAGCCCTGATCGATGACAGCCTCGTCGGTCGCCTGCAGGACAAGCGCGTCATCTCGGGCACCCTCGGCATCGGTGGCGACCTGCGCGACGATCTGCTCGGCGGCGGACTGACGAACTGGTCGCTCGGCTGGACCTTTGGCGATCTCGATCTTTCGCGCGTTCCCGGCGCGCTGGCAGCGGACACGGCAAGCCTGCGCACGCAGGGCGTCTTCCACACGCTGAATGGCCAGGTCGCGCGCCTACAGGCGCTCCCCGGTGATTTCTCGCTGTTCGGCCGCGTCACCGGCCAGTGGGCGAGCAAGAACCTCGACAGCTCGCAGGATTTCTCGCTCGGTGGTCCTTACGGTGTGCGTGGTTATCCGGTTGGCGAAGGCCGCGGCGACATGGGCGTGCTCGGCACGCTCGAGCTGCGCTACGACGTGCCTGCGGACATGTGGGGCGCCTTGCAGGTCGCCTCGTTCCTCGATGCCGGCTACGTGCGCGTGAACAGGCGGTCGAACGGCATTGCAACCGCCAGTGCGTGCGGCTGCAACGATTACGGACTGGCAAGCGCCGGCATTTCAGCCCGCTGGTCCCGCGAAAACCTGAGCTTCTCCGCAGCCTGGGCGCATGCGCTCGGCTCCAATCCCGGCCGCGATCGCCTGACAGACGAGAATGCCGACGGCAGCACGCGCCGCAACCAGTTCTGGTTGCAGGCCGCGGTCAAATTCTGA